GAGAGCCGACGGCCATATACCGCGTGGTTTTGACGTATTTATCGTCGAGTGCACCCGTGCAGGCTAGCGTTGGAATATCCATCTCCTTCAGGCGTTCCCAGAGCGACGGCTGCCCTCCTACACTCATTCCGATCAACGCACGCGCGAGGTCATCCGGGTCGTTCTTTGCCCGCTTCGTAATCATCGACTCGACCAAATCATAGCGAGCCAGTGATTTGAACAGCGGCATGCGGTACCATTCCTTCAAAAAGCCGGACAGATCGTTCTGGATCCGCGCGCTTCGCTCTTTGTCCACCGCGAGACGCGCGTCCCGATCTGCGGACGAGGTGAGACCCGGTGACGCGGACTCCAGAACCAGCGACCGAACGCGCTCGGGGTGATTCATTGCAAAATAGAGTGCCACGCGCCCGCCCATCGAGTATCCAACCAAATGGCAATCTTGGATCCCCGCATCATCGAGAACGTCGGCTAAGCTTTGCGTCGCTCCTTCCATCGAGTAGACGTACGAAGGCAACCCCGTAGATTGGCCGTGTCCGGGTAAATCGACACGTATGCAGTGTGCATCGTCAGAAAGGGCATCCGTGATCTCATCCCAGTCAGATGAGTCACCCATAAATCCGTGTAGAAAGCAGACAACTGGTTTTTCCGTACAACCGGTAGTGGTGTAGTTCAGCATGAACGATAAGCAATTCACAAAAGGGAGATTCGGAGACCTCGTTATCAAGCCTCCGGGACCACGACGGAACTATGTCGAATCCGCGCGGGGCCGCATCATGGCGGTAATCCGGCAATCTGGTAGCGTCCCCTCTCAACCGAATTATACGACCCTGCGTGACCGGTGTGCGGGGACACCACAGCAAGGCACATCGTAACACGTCCGTTTCTGCCGACTTTGGTTATCAATAACGGAAGGTCATACGTTTACACCTATCTCGTCTGTTCTGCTCCCAACCTGCTCAAAAGATGCTTTCTCGCCGAAGATTTATTACAATCAGTGGTGCTTTACTTGCTGCATCCGCGGTCAAATGTCCAACTTTTGCCCGCAGCAAAACATTTGTTGACAAAATAACGGAGTTGAGACGCGGTGTCGGTACCTACGTCGCTAACGGAGGCACCATCGGCTGGATGCTC
This DNA window, taken from Longibacter salinarum, encodes the following:
- the menH gene encoding 2-succinyl-6-hydroxy-2,4-cyclohexadiene-1-carboxylate synthase — translated: MLNYTTTGCTEKPVVCFLHGFMGDSSDWDEITDALSDDAHCIRVDLPGHGQSTGLPSYVYSMEGATQSLADVLDDAGIQDCHLVGYSMGGRVALYFAMNHPERVRSLVLESASPGLTSSADRDARLAVDKERSARIQNDLSGFLKEWYRMPLFKSLARYDLVESMITKRAKNDPDDLARALIGMSVGGQPSLWERLKEMDIPTLACTGALDDKYVKTTRYMAVGSRRMETVIVPDAGHNVHAERPQAFLSHLVYFLSRN